A genomic stretch from Acidimicrobiales bacterium includes:
- a CDS encoding ABC transporter substrate-binding protein, giving the protein MMVALVATMALVGASCGDDQGSIGADDPSPTDTVAADDSTPPDDEPASTTTEAPVELTASARGVTENSIKVGIVLFDLDAILELGVDVGYGDHTQHYQVVIDEMNDSGGILGRRIEPVYELVSPVDPAAADRVCAELIEDEEVFAVLGTTRPPENVLCYTEFGETPFIGAPSGDLTDEVFDRSAVPFIYPGRVPSRTDGAIVAALELDGAIEGGVLAVHGADENRVASLAAELESRGAVRVVQSVELADEADQTALASELDRTIERFKADEVTGVVNLGDNVAFLAAFNRAGFGIPVWTASPDVLADFIYDQGATDEEIRNVRLVLSETGGDLYEAGHGPTTECVDRWNTARPDEPALANPGEDDLTNLGQVVLACAALDIFDLAATAAGADLTVESFTAALDDIGSFETAGSRAASVSSTKWDTSDSAKLFRWSDADGGLVGAEDLELG; this is encoded by the coding sequence ATGATGGTTGCGCTCGTCGCGACGATGGCTCTGGTCGGGGCATCGTGCGGCGACGATCAGGGTTCGATCGGCGCAGACGATCCGAGCCCGACCGACACGGTCGCTGCCGACGACTCGACCCCACCCGACGACGAGCCCGCCTCGACGACCACCGAGGCACCGGTGGAGCTCACCGCCAGCGCTCGCGGGGTCACCGAGAACTCGATCAAGGTGGGAATCGTCCTGTTCGATCTCGACGCGATTCTCGAGCTCGGTGTCGATGTCGGCTACGGCGACCACACCCAGCACTACCAGGTCGTCATCGACGAGATGAACGACTCGGGCGGCATCCTCGGTCGCCGGATCGAGCCGGTGTACGAGCTGGTCTCGCCGGTCGATCCGGCCGCTGCGGACCGAGTCTGCGCCGAGCTGATCGAGGACGAGGAGGTCTTCGCCGTACTCGGCACGACGCGTCCCCCCGAGAACGTGCTCTGCTACACCGAGTTCGGCGAGACGCCGTTCATCGGGGCGCCGAGCGGTGATCTCACCGACGAGGTGTTCGATCGCTCGGCCGTCCCCTTCATCTATCCGGGCCGTGTTCCGAGTCGAACCGATGGCGCCATCGTCGCCGCGCTGGAACTCGACGGCGCCATCGAGGGTGGGGTGCTCGCCGTACACGGCGCCGACGAGAACCGCGTCGCCTCGCTCGCGGCTGAGCTGGAGTCCCGGGGTGCGGTTCGCGTCGTCCAGAGCGTCGAACTCGCCGACGAAGCCGATCAGACGGCGCTGGCGTCCGAACTCGACCGCACGATCGAACGCTTCAAAGCCGACGAGGTGACGGGCGTGGTCAATCTCGGGGACAATGTCGCCTTCTTGGCGGCGTTCAACCGTGCCGGCTTCGGCATTCCCGTGTGGACGGCGTCGCCCGACGTGCTCGCCGACTTCATCTACGACCAGGGAGCGACCGACGAAGAGATCCGCAACGTGCGGCTGGTGCTGTCCGAGACCGGTGGTGATCTGTACGAAGCAGGCCACGGGCCGACGACCGAGTGCGTCGACCGTTGGAACACGGCACGGCCCGATGAACCCGCGCTCGCGAATCCGGGCGAGGACGACCTCACCAACCTCGGCCAGGTGGTTCTGGCGTGTGCCGCCCTCGACATCTTCGACCTCGCCGCGACCGCTGCCGGGGCCGACCTCACCGTCGAGAGCTTCACGGCCGCGCTCGACGACATCGGGTCGTTCGAGACCGCTGGGAGCCGGGCTGCCTCGGTGAGCTCGACGAAGTGGGACACCAGCGATTCCGCGAAGCTGTTCCGCTGGTCCGACGCCGACGGTGGTTTGGTCGGTGCCGAAGACCTGGAGCTGGGCTAG
- a CDS encoding alkaline phosphatase D family protein, translating into MTESRMTRRTFVAGAAAGAVLLSRADTTAARTRPAIADYPFTLGIASGDPLANGVVIWTRLAPSPTEGGGMPDDTYLVEWEVASDASMAHVVRRGWSRAQKRHGHSVHVDVRGLRPDREYWYRFRVGSHVTPVGRTRTTPRADARPADLVFGLVSCQRYNAGFYTAYDDLVDAQPDLVVHVGDYIYESPGGGVRTDPLPESITLDEYRNRYALYKSDPSLMAAHEAAPWLFTWDDHEVENNHAGLVPEVGSSTPDPAAFRARRAAAYKAYWEHMPFRRRAPRGADFSIHRQIPWGRLADFFVLDTRQFRADQCGEVGPACDPVEDESREMLGRGQRQWLHRGISRSKADWSVLAQQVVFSKMDLIPGPQELYNLDQWDGYVHARDQVLETMRTRRPHDNIILTGDIHASGVSDVLTDYDDPGSAPMGAEFVGTSISSSGNDLLGALLPLITAENAHIKWADNAKRGWVKHTVTTDEWRADYRHVDDVSVAGSPVRTATSWLVPRGGGVVPA; encoded by the coding sequence ATGACCGAGAGCCGGATGACCCGCCGCACGTTCGTCGCCGGTGCTGCCGCTGGGGCGGTCCTGCTCAGCCGGGCCGACACGACCGCGGCACGCACCCGTCCCGCCATCGCCGACTACCCCTTCACCCTGGGCATCGCCTCCGGAGACCCGCTCGCCAACGGCGTCGTGATCTGGACCCGGCTCGCGCCGAGCCCGACCGAGGGCGGCGGGATGCCCGACGACACGTACCTCGTCGAGTGGGAGGTCGCCTCCGACGCGTCGATGGCCCATGTCGTCCGCAGGGGATGGAGCCGAGCCCAGAAGCGACACGGTCACTCCGTGCACGTCGACGTGCGGGGGCTCCGACCCGACCGCGAGTACTGGTATCGATTCCGCGTGGGCAGCCACGTAACCCCCGTCGGGCGCACCCGCACCACGCCGCGCGCCGACGCCCGACCGGCAGACCTGGTGTTCGGTCTCGTCTCCTGCCAGCGCTACAACGCCGGCTTCTACACCGCCTACGACGATCTCGTGGACGCCCAGCCCGATCTGGTGGTCCATGTCGGCGACTACATCTACGAGTCGCCCGGCGGAGGGGTACGAACTGACCCGCTCCCGGAGTCGATCACGCTCGACGAGTACCGCAACCGATACGCCCTCTACAAGAGCGACCCATCGTTGATGGCCGCGCACGAAGCCGCACCGTGGCTGTTCACGTGGGACGACCACGAAGTGGAGAACAATCACGCGGGCCTCGTCCCCGAGGTGGGCAGCTCGACGCCGGATCCGGCGGCGTTCAGGGCCCGCCGGGCGGCCGCCTACAAGGCGTATTGGGAGCACATGCCGTTCCGTCGCCGCGCACCACGTGGTGCGGACTTCTCCATCCACCGTCAGATTCCCTGGGGTCGACTCGCCGATTTCTTCGTGCTCGACACGCGCCAGTTCCGCGCCGACCAGTGCGGCGAGGTCGGACCCGCCTGCGACCCGGTCGAGGACGAGTCCCGCGAGATGCTCGGCCGAGGGCAGCGCCAGTGGCTCCATCGTGGGATCTCCCGCTCGAAGGCCGACTGGTCGGTTCTCGCGCAACAGGTCGTCTTTTCGAAGATGGACCTCATCCCCGGCCCGCAGGAGCTCTACAACCTCGATCAGTGGGACGGCTACGTCCACGCCCGCGACCAGGTCCTCGAGACGATGCGGACCCGCCGACCCCACGACAACATCATCCTCACCGGCGACATCCACGCGAGCGGGGTGTCCGACGTCCTGACCGACTACGACGATCCGGGGTCGGCCCCGATGGGAGCCGAGTTCGTCGGCACATCGATCTCCTCCTCGGGCAACGATCTGCTCGGAGCGTTGCTCCCGCTGATCACCGCGGAGAACGCCCACATCAAGTGGGCCGACAATGCGAAGCGGGGCTGGGTGAAACACACGGTGACGACCGACGAATGGCGGGCCGACTACCGCCACGTCGACGACGTCAGCGTCGCCGGTTCCCCGGTCCGAACCGCGACGTCCTGGTTGGTCCCCCGCGGTGGGGGCGTGGTGCCCGCATAG
- a CDS encoding LysE family translocator — protein MPDATTALVFSGAALALLLIPGPAVLYIVARSASQGRRAGLVSVIGIHVGTLVHIAAAVLGLSALIVASATAFTVIKLAGAAYLVYLGITTLRHRRMLVDATPESLHRSPRRVFTDGVVLNILNPKTAVFFLAFVPQFVDVDAGNTTAQVIALGLLFIALGLVTDGAYALAGSWIGSRLRRSPRLARRSETTAGVVYLSLGLTTALAGRSA, from the coding sequence GTGCCCGACGCGACCACCGCCCTCGTGTTCTCCGGAGCCGCGCTGGCCCTGCTGCTGATTCCGGGCCCGGCGGTGCTCTACATCGTCGCCCGCAGCGCCAGCCAGGGACGGCGGGCGGGTCTGGTCTCGGTGATCGGCATCCACGTGGGAACGCTCGTGCACATCGCGGCGGCCGTGCTCGGGCTGTCCGCCCTGATCGTCGCGTCGGCGACCGCGTTCACCGTGATCAAGCTCGCCGGCGCGGCCTACCTCGTGTATCTCGGCATCACGACCCTGCGTCACCGCCGGATGCTCGTCGATGCAACTCCCGAATCGCTGCACCGTTCGCCACGACGGGTGTTCACCGACGGCGTGGTGCTCAACATCTTGAACCCGAAGACCGCCGTCTTCTTCCTGGCCTTCGTTCCGCAGTTCGTCGATGTCGATGCCGGCAACACCACCGCCCAGGTGATCGCCCTCGGCCTGCTCTTCATCGCCCTCGGACTCGTGACCGATGGCGCCTACGCCCTCGCCGGGAGCTGGATCGGTTCCCGTCTCCGGCGTTCGCCCCGCCTCGCGCGACGCAGCGAGACGACCGCCGGCGTCGTCTATCTGAGTCTCGGCCTCACCACCGCGCTGGCCGGCCGGTCGGCCTAG
- a CDS encoding MarR family winged helix-turn-helix transcriptional regulator, which yields MDLSTSPDQELVLAVADSWDRLLARLESGLSHVTGITFAEYRLLRAIARSPQQRASRVDLAERVGLSPSGVTRALQPLEKLGFVETQRGERDARLALAGLTPHGETLVRDASAVVDDVAASILDQAPDVAASRQTLVALLADLAS from the coding sequence ATGGACCTCTCAACCTCCCCCGACCAGGAACTCGTGCTCGCCGTTGCCGACAGTTGGGATCGTCTGCTCGCGCGGCTCGAGAGCGGCCTCTCGCACGTCACCGGCATCACGTTCGCCGAGTACCGCCTGCTCCGGGCGATCGCTCGGTCTCCCCAGCAGCGAGCGAGCCGCGTCGACCTGGCCGAACGGGTGGGGCTCTCGCCCTCAGGGGTCACACGGGCCCTGCAACCACTCGAGAAGCTCGGCTTCGTCGAGACACAGCGCGGTGAACGAGACGCCCGCCTCGCCCTCGCCGGCCTCACCCCCCACGGGGAGACCCTGGTGCGCGACGCTTCCGCGGTCGTCGACGACGTGGCCGCCTCGATCCTCGACCAGGCCCCCGATGTCGCTGCGTCTCGCCAGACGCTCGTCGCCCTGTTGGCCGACCTGGCTTCCTGA
- the hisE gene encoding phosphoribosyl-ATP diphosphatase, which yields MILAELEEVLRSRRTANPDESYTAQLLADPELAQRKIMEEAFEVCLELGRPTNDPALTAQEAADLIYHLMVGLVAVDVPLSDVFAVLEARRS from the coding sequence GTGATTCTCGCCGAACTCGAAGAGGTCCTCCGATCGCGTCGCACCGCGAATCCGGACGAGTCCTACACCGCGCAACTCCTCGCCGATCCCGAACTCGCCCAGCGCAAGATCATGGAGGAGGCGTTCGAGGTCTGTCTCGAACTCGGTCGCCCCACCAACGACCCGGCCCTGACCGCACAGGAGGCCGCCGACCTGATCTACCACTTGATGGTCGGTCTCGTCGCGGTCGACGTCCCCCTCAGCGACGTCTTCGCGGTACTCGAGGCTCGACGATCGTGA
- the hisG gene encoding ATP phosphoribosyltransferase, producing MSARVAVPSKGRLRDRVFDLLRHAGYNLRQLGTENAALVVEDIEFIEMRPRDAAAWLRAGRLDAAFISTDTALENEIEDWPAIDLGFSRSDLVVACRTDAPYTSVADLSGRTVATHLPNWTRRWFASKGVDIEVVAMGGSLEGICARGLADAIVDLRETGNSLRRNSLHAIEVAAACQAVFAHPGTTESPEVAGLLLRMEAARAATSHQYLVLHIPPEQVDQLGTIFPGLAAPTLLPLAGRDDLVAVHLVVQHDQLWARLGDLRELGATGIVALPTNAILE from the coding sequence GTGAGCGCCCGCGTCGCCGTGCCGTCGAAGGGTCGTCTGCGCGACCGTGTGTTCGACCTGCTCCGTCACGCGGGCTACAACCTGCGCCAACTCGGCACCGAGAACGCCGCCCTCGTGGTGGAGGACATCGAGTTCATCGAGATGCGCCCGCGAGACGCTGCCGCCTGGCTGCGGGCCGGACGACTCGATGCCGCGTTCATCTCCACCGACACCGCGCTCGAGAACGAGATCGAGGACTGGCCGGCGATCGACCTCGGCTTCTCCCGCTCCGACCTCGTCGTCGCGTGCCGCACCGACGCGCCCTACACCTCCGTCGCCGATCTCTCGGGACGCACCGTCGCCACACATCTGCCGAACTGGACACGGCGGTGGTTCGCGTCGAAGGGCGTCGACATCGAGGTCGTCGCCATGGGCGGTTCCCTGGAGGGCATCTGCGCCCGGGGGTTGGCCGACGCGATCGTCGACCTCCGCGAGACCGGCAACAGTCTCCGCCGCAACTCGCTCCACGCGATCGAGGTCGCCGCGGCGTGCCAGGCCGTGTTCGCCCACCCCGGCACGACCGAGTCCCCCGAGGTGGCCGGCCTGCTCCTGCGGATGGAGGCAGCCCGCGCCGCGACGAGCCATCAGTACCTCGTGTTGCACATCCCGCCCGAGCAGGTCGACCAGCTCGGCACGATCTTCCCCGGCCTGGCCGCCCCGACCCTGCTCCCCCTCGCCGGACGCGACGATCTCGTCGCCGTGCATCTCGTGGTGCAGCACGACCAGCTGTGGGCCCGCCTCGGTGATCTCCGCGAACTCGGCGCCACCGGCATCGTGGCCCTCCCGACCAACGCCATCCTGGAGTGA
- a CDS encoding DUF2809 domain-containing protein: MIRPVRPIGARGPVLAALGIVVAAGLATRRVDAMPGLIEDHAGDVLWATAVVLALGVLVPSRRPLESAIGGYAIATAVEASQLWNPAWLDDLRSNDLAALVLGRGFLWVDLLRYAAGCVLGMALLTLVHRSTAVPPPA; this comes from the coding sequence ATGATCCGCCCGGTGCGGCCGATCGGGGCGCGCGGACCGGTGCTCGCGGCACTGGGGATCGTCGTGGCTGCCGGCCTCGCCACCCGTCGGGTCGACGCGATGCCCGGACTGATCGAGGACCATGCCGGCGATGTCCTGTGGGCGACCGCGGTGGTGCTCGCACTCGGTGTGCTCGTGCCGAGCCGTCGGCCGCTCGAGTCGGCGATCGGCGGTTATGCGATCGCGACGGCCGTCGAGGCGTCGCAGCTCTGGAATCCGGCATGGCTCGACGATCTCCGGTCCAACGACCTCGCCGCCCTGGTGCTGGGCCGAGGTTTCCTCTGGGTCGATCTCCTCCGGTACGCCGCAGGTTGTGTGCTCGGTATGGCGTTGCTCACGCTCGTCCATCGCTCGACGGCGGTGCCACCCCCCGCCTAG
- a CDS encoding isochorismatase family protein, whose amino-acid sequence MTRALIVVDVQNDFCEGGSLAVEGGGDVARSISALVGTDRAGGDYDVVVATKDWHVDPGEHFADPAIGPNFVDTWPVHCVAESDGAAFHPDLDVAVDEIFLKGRRTASYTGFDGGAIADESVHLGEWLRARGVTDVDVVGLATDHCVRATALDAVEAGFATRVLLDHCAGVAPETTADALAEMTGAGIALV is encoded by the coding sequence ATGACTCGAGCGTTGATCGTCGTCGATGTGCAGAACGACTTCTGCGAGGGAGGTTCGCTCGCGGTCGAGGGCGGTGGCGATGTCGCTCGCTCGATCAGCGCGCTGGTCGGCACCGACCGGGCCGGCGGCGACTACGACGTGGTGGTGGCGACCAAGGACTGGCATGTCGATCCCGGTGAGCACTTCGCCGATCCGGCGATCGGGCCGAACTTCGTCGACACGTGGCCGGTGCACTGTGTGGCCGAGAGCGACGGTGCCGCCTTCCACCCCGACCTCGATGTCGCCGTCGACGAGATCTTCCTCAAGGGTCGTCGCACAGCCAGCTACACCGGGTTCGACGGTGGCGCGATCGCCGACGAGTCCGTCCACCTCGGCGAATGGCTCCGAGCGCGCGGCGTCACCGACGTCGACGTGGTCGGACTCGCCACCGACCACTGTGTGCGGGCCACCGCGCTCGACGCCGTCGAGGCCGGGTTCGCCACGCGGGTGTTGCTCGACCACTGTGCCGGTGTTGCGCCCGAGACCACCGCGGACGCGCTCGCCGAGATGACCGGCGCCGGGATCGCCCTCGTATGA
- a CDS encoding pyridoxal-dependent decarboxylase, giving the protein MDTTRRDEKLRLLADAAARAATYVAADAATFPSPHDVAALDGLTADLPDEPTDPSAVIAELDRLGSPATVRSTGGRYFGFVNGGTEPEALAANVLAAAWDQNAALPIMSPAAARFDEIAARWIVEILGLPASATGGFCAGAAVANLTCVVAARDALLAAQGWDVGERGLIGAPPIQLVASEEIHIAVLKALRVAGLGTGAITMVPTDESGRVRVDAMPPLDPFALVLVQAGNVNTGHSDPFAPIAELTGAAQGWLHVDGAFGLWAAASPTHRRLVDGVDGADSWAVDAHKWLNVPYDSAIAICRRGEDLRRAMAMNAAYLPADAERASMHLGLQMSQRARAVEAWAVLATKGRRGVADMVDHTCALAARMADALGAAGAEVLAPQALNQTLVAFGDDTTTAAVIAAVQADRTAWAGSTTWKGRLAMRISCSDTLASVDDVDAAVAAIIRSWRSVQPATGTV; this is encoded by the coding sequence ATGGACACGACTCGACGTGACGAGAAACTCCGCCTCCTGGCCGATGCCGCGGCCCGGGCGGCCACCTATGTCGCCGCCGACGCCGCGACCTTTCCGAGCCCGCACGACGTGGCCGCGCTCGACGGGCTCACCGCGGACCTGCCGGACGAGCCCACCGACCCGTCGGCGGTGATCGCCGAACTCGACCGACTCGGATCGCCGGCCACCGTCCGCAGCACCGGCGGCCGGTACTTCGGGTTCGTCAACGGCGGCACCGAGCCGGAGGCCCTCGCGGCCAACGTGCTCGCGGCGGCCTGGGATCAGAACGCCGCACTCCCGATCATGTCGCCGGCCGCGGCCCGCTTCGACGAGATCGCGGCGAGGTGGATCGTCGAGATCCTCGGTCTTCCCGCCTCGGCGACCGGCGGCTTCTGCGCAGGAGCTGCGGTGGCCAACCTCACGTGCGTGGTCGCCGCGCGCGACGCACTCCTGGCCGCGCAGGGATGGGACGTCGGTGAGCGGGGCCTGATCGGCGCACCTCCGATCCAGCTCGTGGCGTCCGAGGAGATCCACATCGCGGTGCTGAAGGCGTTGCGTGTGGCCGGGCTCGGCACCGGGGCCATCACGATGGTGCCGACCGACGAGTCCGGGCGGGTCCGTGTCGACGCGATGCCGCCCCTCGATCCTTTCGCCCTGGTGCTCGTGCAGGCCGGCAACGTCAACACCGGCCACAGCGACCCGTTCGCTCCGATCGCGGAGCTCACCGGCGCAGCGCAGGGTTGGCTGCACGTCGACGGCGCCTTCGGCCTGTGGGCCGCGGCCTCGCCGACGCATCGACGACTGGTCGACGGTGTCGACGGGGCCGACTCGTGGGCGGTCGATGCCCACAAGTGGTTGAACGTCCCCTACGACTCGGCGATCGCGATCTGTCGGCGCGGGGAGGACCTGCGTCGCGCGATGGCGATGAACGCGGCGTATCTCCCGGCCGACGCCGAGCGGGCGTCGATGCACCTCGGCCTGCAGATGTCGCAGCGGGCCCGGGCCGTGGAGGCGTGGGCGGTGCTCGCAACCAAGGGACGCCGTGGAGTGGCCGACATGGTCGACCACACCTGCGCGCTGGCGGCGCGCATGGCCGATGCGCTCGGGGCGGCCGGCGCCGAAGTACTCGCGCCGCAGGCCCTCAATCAGACGCTGGTGGCGTTCGGCGACGACACGACGACGGCGGCCGTCATCGCCGCGGTCCAGGCCGATCGCACCGCGTGGGCCGGCAGCACGACCTGGAAGGGCCGACTCGCCATGCGGATCAGCTGCTCCGACACACTCGCCTCCGTGGACGACGTCGACGCCGCCGTCGCCGCGATCATCCGCAGCTGGCGTTCCGTACAGCCCGCGACGGGGACGGTGTGA
- a CDS encoding SRPBCC family protein: protein MARYSDLPIVSVSTEVAAPPAVLWPLITDIDLPARFSTEFQGGEWVEPFTGPEVGALFDGTNEHPVVGRWTVRCCVSVCEPQRAFGWDPGGPDATLSKWRFTLDPHGDTTTLTFTAQMGLGPSGLTPMLEARPDREEQIVEHRLDEWRVNMEATVEGIKNLAEA, encoded by the coding sequence ATGGCCCGCTATTCCGACCTGCCCATCGTCTCGGTGTCGACCGAGGTCGCCGCACCGCCGGCGGTGCTCTGGCCGTTGATCACCGACATCGACCTCCCCGCCCGCTTCTCGACGGAGTTCCAGGGCGGCGAGTGGGTCGAGCCCTTCACCGGACCCGAGGTCGGTGCCCTGTTCGACGGCACCAACGAGCATCCGGTCGTTGGCCGGTGGACGGTGCGGTGCTGCGTGTCGGTCTGCGAACCGCAACGGGCCTTCGGATGGGACCCCGGCGGACCCGACGCGACGCTGTCGAAGTGGCGGTTCACGCTCGATCCACACGGCGACACCACGACGCTCACGTTCACCGCGCAGATGGGACTCGGACCGTCCGGGCTCACCCCGATGCTCGAGGCCCGGCCCGACCGCGAGGAGCAGATCGTCGAGCACCGGCTCGACGAGTGGCGCGTCAACATGGAAGCCACCGTCGAGGGCATCAAGAACCTGGCCGAGGCCTGA
- a CDS encoding DUF5995 family protein, with protein sequence MTDAPTIVTIDQAIDALDAEIERCLTLNDPCGYFAVVYRAVTARVRDGIAAGEFADGARMERFDVLFARRYLDAAAGWQAGTEVPAVWRVAFETGSSRRHLAAQHLLLGINAHINLDLGIAAALATEPGDIDSLRDDFERINDVLAELVDRMQRAISSVSFSARAIDVVGLRLDEALVTFSLRHARAAAWEFASVLSSQPPSGRAALEAQRDREMTELAHRIARPGWPLRWVVSIARFRERHDLARVVAEMAT encoded by the coding sequence ATGACCGATGCACCCACGATCGTGACGATCGACCAGGCGATCGACGCGCTCGATGCCGAGATCGAGCGGTGTCTCACCCTGAACGACCCCTGCGGCTACTTCGCGGTCGTCTACCGCGCCGTGACGGCTCGGGTGCGCGACGGCATCGCCGCCGGAGAGTTCGCCGACGGGGCTCGCATGGAGCGCTTCGACGTGCTCTTCGCCCGGCGCTACCTCGACGCCGCGGCGGGGTGGCAGGCCGGCACCGAGGTCCCGGCGGTGTGGCGCGTTGCGTTCGAGACCGGGAGCAGCCGCCGACACCTGGCCGCGCAGCATCTCCTGCTCGGCATCAACGCCCACATCAACCTCGACCTCGGCATCGCGGCGGCGTTGGCCACCGAGCCCGGCGACATCGACTCGCTCCGCGACGACTTCGAGCGGATCAACGACGTCCTCGCCGAACTGGTCGACCGGATGCAGCGGGCGATCTCGTCGGTCTCGTTCAGCGCACGCGCGATCGACGTCGTCGGCCTCCGCTTGGACGAGGCGCTCGTCACGTTCAGCCTGCGCCACGCCCGCGCCGCTGCCTGGGAGTTCGCCTCGGTCCTCAGCAGCCAGCCGCCCTCGGGTCGCGCTGCGCTCGAAGCCCAGCGCGATCGTGAGATGACCGAGCTGGCGCACCGCATCGCACGGCCGGGCTGGCCCCTGCGGTGGGTCGTGTCGATCGCGCGATTCCGCGAACGTCACGACCTCGCGCGGGTGGTGGCCGAGATGGCGACATGA
- a CDS encoding acyl-CoA thioesterase II gives MGKALDHLLDILDLERIDADIFRGQNETSDWFRLFGGQVAAQALCAAQRTVEEHRVHSLHGYFLRGGDPKTPVTYTVDRIRDGRSFTTRRVVALQNGKAIFNTSISFHVAEEGYEHQDPMPVVDDPETLPTWADRAEQLKGKIPEERREWLLRERSIETRSGLPHSMFSGEPSTEPNPVWIRANGEVPDDPDIHAQLVTYASDIAFVDNMYRPHRRRDAPGVMLASLDHALWFHRPVKLDDWLLFHQDSPSAFGARGFARGAIFDRAGTHLASVAQEGVMRELDPDRSSRG, from the coding sequence ATGGGAAAGGCCCTCGACCATCTCCTCGACATCCTCGATCTCGAACGAATCGACGCCGACATCTTTCGGGGACAGAACGAGACCAGCGACTGGTTCCGCCTCTTCGGTGGGCAGGTGGCGGCCCAGGCGCTCTGCGCGGCCCAGCGCACGGTCGAGGAGCACCGGGTCCACAGCCTGCACGGCTACTTCCTTCGCGGGGGCGATCCGAAGACGCCGGTGACCTACACCGTCGATCGGATCCGCGACGGCCGCTCGTTCACCACACGGCGGGTCGTCGCCCTCCAGAACGGCAAGGCGATCTTCAACACCTCGATCTCGTTTCACGTCGCCGAGGAGGGCTACGAGCATCAGGACCCGATGCCTGTGGTGGACGACCCCGAGACCCTGCCCACGTGGGCCGATCGGGCCGAGCAGCTGAAGGGGAAGATCCCCGAGGAACGTCGCGAGTGGCTGTTGCGCGAGCGTTCGATCGAGACCCGTTCCGGCCTGCCCCACAGCATGTTCTCGGGAGAGCCGAGCACCGAACCGAATCCGGTGTGGATCAGAGCCAACGGCGAGGTGCCCGACGATCCCGACATCCACGCCCAGCTCGTCACCTACGCGTCCGACATCGCCTTCGTCGACAACATGTATCGGCCCCACCGGCGCCGCGATGCACCGGGGGTGATGCTGGCGAGCCTCGACCACGCGCTCTGGTTCCATCGTCCGGTGAAGCTCGACGACTGGCTGCTCTTCCATCAGGACAGCCCCAGCGCATTCGGTGCCCGCGGATTCGCCCGCGGTGCCATCTTCGATCGGGCCGGCACCCACCTGGCCTCGGTGGCGCAGGAGGGCGTCATGCGCGAGCTCGATCCCGACAGGTCCTCCAGGGGCTGA